The nucleotide window TGGCCGGCGAAGTCGCGCATCACGTGCGTGACGATGGATTGCGCCGTCTCGGGCCGCACCGGGCGGGCGCAGCTCGGGCACGTCGCCTTTGCGGTGCGCGAGAAGAAGAGCTTCAGGTAGTCGTTGATCTCGGTGATCGTGCCGACGGTCGAGCGGGTCGAGCGGACGTTGTTCGACTGCTCGATGGCGATGGCGGGCGGGATGCCCTCGATGGATTCGGCCTGCGGCTTGTCCATGCGGTCGAGGAATTGCCGCGTGTAGGGGCTGAACGTCTCGACGTAGCGGCGCTGGCCCTCGGCGTAAATCGTGTCGAACGCGAGGCTGGATTTTCCCGAGCCACTGGGGCCGGTGACGACGATGAACCGGCCCAGCGGCAGGTCGAGGTCGATTCCCTTGAGGTTGTTTTGGCGGGCGCCGCGAACGCGGATGAACTTCGACACGCGTTACTCTACGACACGAATCAAGCGGCGGAAGCAGTTTCCGGCTTCATGCCGTCGGTGCGCATGAGCACGCGCTGCCGCATGATCTTGCCCGCCTTGAATTTCACGGTGGCGCGGGCGGGGATGACGACGTCTTTTTCGGGTTTGTTGGGGTTGCGGCCCACGCGGGATTTCGTGAGGCGCACTTCGAAGACGCCAAAGTTGCGCAACTCGACGTTCTGACCCTCGGCCAGTGCGTCGGTGATGTAATCGAGCGTCTTCTGCAGGACGTCGAAGACATCCTGCTGCACGAGCCCGGTTTCATTGCTGATTCG belongs to Chthoniobacterales bacterium and includes:
- a CDS encoding HU family DNA-binding protein, with protein sequence MGNLTKRDLVVRISNETGLVQQDVFDVLQKTLDYITDALAEGQNVELRNFGVFEVRLTKSRVGRNPNKPEKDVVIPARATVKFKAGKIMRQRVLMRTDGMKPETASAA